In one Amaranthus tricolor cultivar Red isolate AtriRed21 chromosome 8, ASM2621246v1, whole genome shotgun sequence genomic region, the following are encoded:
- the LOC130821646 gene encoding zinc finger protein STOP1 homolog gives MSDSNTLRLPLPPPEYSTANDPLKNLSVIQSRVDSLSQILSNSISTNTPLPKADSDNVTAELISAVHHIIINGAALIASSSSSNGPGSVTKSGGDEDIQIIELDVEDITSDNSHTCKFCGKGFKRDANLRMHMRAHGDQFKTLESLSNPKNIKYSDNQGRKTRFSCPYIGCNRNKNHENFRSLKSAICVKNHFKRFHCPKMFSCNRCNKKSFSVLSDLKSHMKNCVEDLKKWEYCSCGLKFGSQDELFGHLSMCEGHMPQNSNFDSGFDEFGLIRDENQEMSLWSSIEDIAHLL, from the coding sequence ATGTCCGATTCCAACACCCTTCGCCTCCCACTCCCACCACCGGAATATTCCACTGCGAACGACCCACTCAAGAACCTCTCTGTGATCCAATCCCGTGTTGACTCACTGAGTCAAATCCTATCCAACTCAATCAGCACCAATACACCCCTCCCAAAAGCCGACTCCGATAATGTCACCGCCGAGTTAATCTCCGCCGTGCATCACATCATCATCAACGGCGCAGCTTTGATCGCATCTTCCTCCTCATCCAACGGTCCCGGAAGCGTCACAAAATCAGGCGGTGATGAAGATATCCAGATCATAGAACTAGACGTGGAAGATATTACATCGGATAACTCCCATACGTGCAAATTCTGCGGAAAGGGATTCAAACGAGATGCTAACTTACGGATGCACATGCGCGCACATGGCGATCAATTCAAGACCCTGGAATCACTCTCAAACCCTAAAAACATCAAATACTCCGACAATCAGGGCCGGAAAACGAGGTTTTCGTGTCCGTATATCGGGTGCAATCGaaacaaaaatcatgaaaatttcCGATCGCTGAAATCGGCGATTTGTGTGAAGAATCACTTCAAGCGATTCCATTGTCCGAAGATGTTTTCGTGTAATCGATGTAACAAGAAGAGTTTCTCTGTTTTATCTGATTTGAAGAGTCATATgaaaaattgtgttgaagatttGAAGAAATGGGAGTATTGTTCATGTGGGTTGAAATTTGGGAGCCAAGATGAACTGTTTGGACATTTAAGTATGTGTGAAGGACATATGCCTCAAAATAGTAATTTTGATAGTGgttttgatgaatttggattGATTAGGGATGAAAATCAAGAAATGAGTTTATGGTCTTCAATTGAGGATATAGCTCATCTTTTATGA